AGGATTATTTATCACGTTTTCAATATGCCTCTTGAAATCATCTTGGCTACGGATACCCAATTCTTCAAATTCTGACGATAACGGGGTCAGGGACGCTTTTTTGGTCGCCAAGGATCTCGAATGGTTGATTCAAGGTTAAATCGGTCAACGATGCGGCTGGTCCATTGTTCCCTACCATACGGTTTTCCTCTGTTTACACTATAGCGCACTTCTTCTAGTTCATCATCTTTTTCTGGCTCGTTGACATAGGAAAGATAGTCATCAGGAATTCCGGTTGGCCATTGGGAAAGGAGTTTTTGCTGTTCTTTGGTACCATGTTGTCTGCGCCATAAACTGGACCATTTCCAGTTTTCTGCTCGTTTGATGAGTTTAGCACGTAATGGATTGCGTTCTACATATTTACAGAGTTGTATAAAATATTCGTTGGTTTGAACAGGAAATGATTTATACCTGCCTTGATAGAGATGTCCTGATCCGATTGTTTTATGGAATACATGCCATCTTCGGGTGTGGGTAAGCGTAAACCATCCCATGAACTTCTGTAGATCGCCGTCTTTTTTAGGATGGAGTACCAGATGCCAATGGTTGGGCATGATGCAGTATGCAAGAATACGCATCGGTACTTGTTCTTTTGCTTCAGCGAGCGTTATTTCAAACAATTGATAATCTTTGGGTTCATTAAATATCCGCATGCGTGCATTTGCGCGGTTGATTATATGATAGATGATTCCTCCTACATCGGTGCGTTGGTTGCGGGGCATGGAATAACCATAGCAAGTGGAGAAATTATAGGTCAATAAGCGTCCCTGACCCCGTTATTCGTTATCGTTCAGGCTTTATAAGCCCTGCTCCCACTTGCTCAAACTTGTGGCGAATATCGTCTTTATCGATATTTGGAAATGTTGCTTCGTACTCCACTTTCATATCTTATCATTATACTTTTCCTCAATTGTGCGAACTATATCATTCTCTGACATGCCTATAACTTCTGCCAAACGCAACACTGCAATCAGAGCTTTAGAAATATCAGCCCTTAACTGTGCCATGTCAACCTCCTTACCATGATCAACAGCTTCACTAATAGAAGCTACTTTGCCGGATGTCTTAGCAAGATGCAACACGGAGTGGCGAATAGCGAATATCAACCGCTGCTTATTGGAGTTATTTACCAATTCCGGATATGTTTTTTCATCAAATACAAAATGTTTTGCCGTGAATTTAATGATGCGATCAATATCTCCGTTCATGATTCTAATTTACTGAATAATCTCTAACAAGTCTCAAGCGCTTGAGAAAATACATTATGATATTTTTTTATATATTCTTTCAAATTCTTTCTCTGATATTGCATTATAAAACGCGGGTGCTCGATTGCGAATACATGGTTAAAAAATCCAAATTCTCTGTTCAGCTCAGTGAATTTCTTTTGATTTTTCCCAATGCCTAACAAGATCGCCGTATCTCTAGCTCCGAAAGAGCGTTGTTGTTGTAATGTGCTAACAATAAATGGTTTCGTTATCTCTAACATATCTTTATCATCGTAATAATTATAATTTACTCCATCTCGAATAAATCCAATCGGTGAAACTGCAGACAGAAAAAAGTTACTATAGAAAACCCTAGAACCACCCCACTCATTAATAAATGTATACATGAGCTCTGAGGATAATTCCCTTTTCTTCACAAAAGCATTATCAATGCCACAAAATTTTTCTAAAGCGATTGGATCAGTAAATGGCACTCCGGTTATTCCTGATCCAAAACGACCTGGGTTGATCCCCAATACAAATATTCTCTTTTGAGTATCACAAAAGAATTTATTAAGAAATACTTTTATATTATCTCTAACATCTGCCTGCTTGTATGGATGTACAGCCTCAACCCCGTATGGCAGGTTATGCGGTGCGTATAGTCCTTCGTAGAACATACTTGCCTTTTCAGCAAATGTTGATGTTGACATTGTTTAAATAAACCACTTATATTTCTCATTATAAACAAATATAAAAGGGCGGTACAGATTTTGCACAACCCTCAACGATTTTGGCATCATTTCCACATACTGACCGGAACAGCGAAGGTTGTCTTTGCGGCACTTCGCAAGTCGGGCTTGTGGCCAATGACCCTTTCGGTATTGTCGAAAGACCCATACCATAGGGATTGAAATTTGTTCTCGGACATTCCGTGCATGCGCATATCCGCAAGGTGAATAACTCCTAGAGGAGCTTCTTTCATAACCTTCTTATACCTCGGTCGTTGTTTGCTACGAAAGACAATCTCGGTAAATACCGCTTGCCGCGTTTTTGGCAAGAATTCAAAACCGCCAAAACCCGTAACCCAAGACACAGCCTTCCCAATAAGAACCCGATAGCCTAAGCAAATCATTCCCCGGAACTTCACTTCTTGTTCAAGAAAAAACGGGGATGCATCTTTTAGAAGAAGGAGAAAATTCCTAAAATCCTCAGTGGTTATAATAGATGGGAAAATAATGCTCTGCGTTGAAACCTCATCAAGCGATATTGCTTGTTGCACCAGGCGCACTATCTCTTCTTTATCTACTTTGCTAACAGACAACCTCCACCCATATCTAGCAGGATCGCCTGCAGCATGCGCAGCGAATAAACACCCCGCACCTCCTTTTCGATAAAACTCAAGCTGGGTTTCAATCACTTGTTGATTTTGCATTTTTACCTCCTATACAAAAGTTTGATTTTCTGAAAGACCAGCAGATCATGATTCCTCACATATATACCACAAATGATCATAAAATTCAACTGTTAAGAAAGTTCAACTCCCATCAGGTATAGAACTTTTTTGCATTGCAAAATAAAGATTTTTTCGATGGGTGGCTGATGGGATTCGAACCCACGACCACTCGGACCACAACCGAGCGCTCTACCACTGAGCTACAGCCACCATGCGTATTGCATATCTCCTAAGAATGCTGATACTGTACCAAAATTTACGCTCGAAAACAATCCTTCAGAAGACTTGTGGCAGATTATTTTGGGAAAAAGAAAAAGACCATTAAGGTCTTAAGGATCATGTTCTTGGCAACGCATATTGTTCCGTTTACGTATTGAGGTAATACTCCATCCTAATATAGGCACATACCCTCTTCCACAAAAAGGGCAAAATATATCAATCTCCCAACCGAAACTCTTTTTATAGTACTCAAATACTTCGGTTGACTTACAGGGAAGTAATGTGGCGAGAAGAGCAAGGCGGGCGAAAAATGCACTATCCCCCATAAATGTACAATCGAACATGCTTTCATACTTAGGCGTACCTCTTACTGAATTAAGTGTCGGCGTACTCCATACTGTAAGATTTGGATCGCGAAAAACCTCATTTATTGTTCCATTATCAAACAACACATCATGCACGGCGTAAGAGTTTCGGGGAAAATAGATCTGTGTTATGTCAGTAAACTGACCTTTATATTCCACCGGTAAAAAATCAACCTCAAGATACCGTTCCCACAAAGCGCCTCCCAAACCGTTGCGATCGGCACGATAATAGCGTCTCATTTCTTCCATTATTTCGAAAAATACCTTCCGAGAAAGCATAGCACCCCCTTTTGTCGGAAAAAGAAAAAGGCCATGGAAGACCTATAACTATAAAGTGATTAGTGATCGCCGTAAACTCCGCCAAAATTTTCATGGAGGTAGCGAAATGCTTTCAGTTTATCCGAACATTTTGTGCACTCCAAAAGATGCATTTCTTTTTCCGGTTTTTTTCCCTCAGCAAATTGCCATACTTCTTCTTCCGTAAAATGATTATCATCGTTATTCTTTCCCGCATTGTACACCATTTCTATCATTCTCTCGGTCGACATGGCGTCTCTCCTTGTATGTTAATCGAATGCTCTAGAACAAAGAATACCGCGTAACAACAGTAACGTCAATTAAAAACCGTCGGTGGCAGTTTTTAATATTTACCGGGAATTTTTTATATGCACCGTTCTTTGCGGAAACGGAATCTCGATACCTTCTTTATCAAATGCCATTTTTATACGTTTTCGATACTCACGCATTACCGCCCATTGCTGCATCGGCTTAGTGTCTCCAAGTACTTTTATCATAATGGCCGAGTCGGCAAATTCATTTACGCCCACGGACTCAATCGGCTTTATAATATCATCTTGCCATTGTTCGTCTTCCGCCATTTCCTTCCCTACGCGGTTTAGTACCTCAATGGCTTTATCCAAATTGGTATCGTACCCGACACTTATATCCAAATGTGCCCGCGCCCAAATTTTTGTCATGTTGGATGTTACGCTTATTTCACCATTCGGCACCGTATGTTCGACACCGTCCAAATCCCTAAGAACCGTGCGACGAATGGTAATATCTTCCACAACACCGGAAATACCGCCCACTTTTACCACATCTCCCTTGCGATATTGATCTTCCATGATGATAAACAAACCGGAGATAAGATCGCGAATTAAATATTGACCGCCAAAACCAACAGCAATACCGGCAATGCCGGCTGCCGCTATAAGAGGACCAATATCAATACCAAGCTCGGACGCTACCATAAGTCCGACCATAATCCATACGCCGATGTTGATAATGGAAAAAGCGACGCCTTCAAGTGTTGCTTGGCGTTTTTCCTTGGCAACGTGGTCGCGCAGTTTATATGTTTTATCTACGACTTTTTCAAAACTGGCGCTGATGATACGCCGAAGCAAGCGAATACCAACAAATCCGCCTGCGAAAATAAGGATAATACGGATACTATGCATTCCCATCCATGCAAGGAAAGCCTCCGCCAGCGATGAAATTGAGAAATCGATCATATGTCTGTTTTAGATTGTAATGAAATTATCGCACTGAAAATCGTTGCTGAA
This window of the Candidatus Ryanbacteria bacterium CG10_big_fil_rev_8_21_14_0_10_43_42 genome carries:
- a CDS encoding DUF4918 domain-containing protein, whose product is MSTSTFAEKASMFYEGLYAPHNLPYGVEAVHPYKQADVRDNIKVFLNKFFCDTQKRIFVLGINPGRFGSGITGVPFTDPIALEKFCGIDNAFVKKRELSSELMYTFINEWGGSRVFYSNFFLSAVSPIGFIRDGVNYNYYDDKDMLEITKPFIVSTLQQQRSFGARDTAILLGIGKNQKKFTELNREFGFFNHVFAIEHPRFIMQYQRKNLKEYIKKYHNVFSQALETC
- a CDS encoding mechanosensitive ion channel family protein translates to MIDFSISSLAEAFLAWMGMHSIRIILIFAGGFVGIRLLRRIISASFEKVVDKTYKLRDHVAKEKRQATLEGVAFSIINIGVWIMVGLMVASELGIDIGPLIAAAGIAGIAVGFGGQYLIRDLISGLFIIMEDQYRKGDVVKVGGISGVVEDITIRRTVLRDLDGVEHTVPNGEISVTSNMTKIWARAHLDISVGYDTNLDKAIEVLNRVGKEMAEDEQWQDDIIKPIESVGVNEFADSAIMIKVLGDTKPMQQWAVMREYRKRIKMAFDKEGIEIPFPQRTVHIKNSR